One window of Plasmodium falciparum 3D7 genome assembly, chromosome: 7 genomic DNA carries:
- a CDS encoding GTP-binding translation elongation factor tu family protein, putative, whose translation MLNLWKGFNTYSSKRIRHPYIITNEILIKKQIRNNHNFNILLEKGCKKKLCNNIVYNNNINKYVNIYMNNDIHSFNHINGKCHHYSSKKLNIIDPEKIRNVAIIAHVDHGKTTLVDKLLRQGGEITNNDRIMDHNDLEKERGITIMSKVTRIKYDDYYFNIVDTPGHSDFGGEVERVLNLIDGVCLIIDVVEGPKNQTKFVLKKSLLNPSCKIIVIMNKFDKPSNMKKKEEIENEIFDLFVDLNAPEESMNYPILYASAKNGWCTDNFHEAKQNNTQKNDVLVIFKKIIEYIDSPVHFSKNYKHLEDKSATLLMDKQANINENVKFSEGVFREQNEEPKIITDLILKEPFCMLVSLIDHQEGIGVTITGKIFKGVIKKGDSIVVKTEENKLRGHCIIKNIFYMKGLKIENVPFASAGDIVNITIAKGVTPSVNDTITSDENMESLKTRPIDPPVLCLKISQNTSPLTGKDGKHITLSSIGNRLKKEAAINIAIEISESEKKDSYEVKGRGELQLGILIEKLRREGYEMTISSPNVIYTKDEKGNLLEPIEEYHITIPTSMTSNVIEKLNTRKAEIVDIINDDDDNTFIKCICPSRNFFGMRSYLRDISKGTSIINSELKEYKKKQPSYKRDRNGVIISSSSGTTTAFSLDPIQQKGNLFVNENYPTYEGMIIGEHFLSNDIEMNAIKVKPVQHLRNKGHEDTIRINHKNITIEYALSFIQDDEEIEVTPKRIVMRKKILNTEQRKTANRKAKHG comes from the coding sequence atgttaaacCTGTGGAAAGGTTTTAACACATATAGCAGTAAAAGGATTAGACatccatatattattaccaatgagatattaataaaaaagcaGATAAGAAATAATcacaattttaatattttattagaaaAAGGATGTAAGAAAAAATTGTGTAACAATatagtatataataataatataaacaaatatgtaaatatatacatgaatAATGATATACATTCTTTTAATCATATTAATGGTAAGTGTCATCATTATAGTAGTAAAAAGTTAAATATTATAGACCCTGAAAAAATTAGGAATGTTGCTATTATAGCGCATGTAGATCATGGAAAAACTACCCTTGTCGATAAATTGTTAAGACAAGGAGGtgaaataacaaataatgaTAGAATTATGGATCATAATGATTTAGAAAAGGAAAGAGGTATAACTATAATGTCTAAAGTTACcagaataaaatatgatgattattattttaatattgtaGATACACCTGGACATTCTGATTTCGGTGGAGAAGTAGAAAGAgtattaaatttaattgATGGAGTTTGTTTAATTATAGATGTAGTAGAAGGACCTAAGAACCAAACTAaatttgttttaaaaaaatcattATTAAATCCTTCTTGtaaaattattgttattatgaataaatttGATAAACCCagtaatatgaaaaaaaaagaagaaatagaaaATGAAATTTTTGATCTCTTTGTTGATTTAAATGCACCTGAAGAATCTATGAATTATCCTATTCTATATGCATCTGCAAAAAATGGATGGTGTACAGATAATTTTCATGAAGCTAAACAAAACAATACTCAAAAAAATGATGTATtagttatatttaaaaaaataatagaatATATTGATTCACCAGTTCATTtctcaaaaaattataaacatcTTGAAGATAAAAGTGCAACCCTTTTGATGGATAAACAGgcaaatataaatgaaaacgTTAAGTTTTCAGAAGGAGTATTTAGAGAGCAAAATGAGGAACCTAAAATTATTACAGATCTTATTCTTAAGGAACCATTTTGCATGCTTGTCAGCTTAATAGACCATCAAGAAGGAATTGGAGTTACTATCACAGGGAAAATCTTTAAAggtgttataaaaaaaggagaTAGTATTGTTGTGAAAactgaagaaaataaattaagaggacattgtattattaagaatatcttttatatgaAAGGTCTAAAAATTGAAAATGTACCTTTTGCAAGTGCAGGAGATATAGTTAATATAACTATCGCTAAAGGTGTTACACCGTCAGTAAATGATACTATAACATCCGATGAAAATATGGAAAGTCTAAAAACTAGACCAATCGACCCTCCAGTGTTATGCTTAAAAATATCCCAAAACACAAGTCCTTTAACGGGTAAGGATGGGAAGCATATTACCTTATCGTCGATAGGTAATAGACTTAAGAAAGAAGCAGCAATTAATATAGCTATAGAAATAAGTGAAtctgaaaaaaaagatagtTATGAAGTAAAAGGAAGAGGAGAATTACAACTAGGTATTCTTATAGAAAAATTAAGAAGAGAAGGTTATGAAATGACCATATCATCAccaaatgttatatatactaaAGATGAGAAAGGAAATTTATTAGAACCTATTGAAGAATATCATATTACTATACCAACATCGATGACTTCAAATGttatagaaaaattaaatacaagAAAAGCAGAAATTGtagatattataaatgatgatgatgataatacatTTATCAAATGTATATGTCCATCAAGAAATTTTTTTGGTATGAGATCTTATTTAAGAGATATAAGTAAAGGCACTTCTATAATTAATTCcgaattaaaagaatataaaaaaaaacaaccaTCCTATAAACGAGATCGTAATGGAGTTATTATCTCATCATCAAGTGGAACAACTACAGCTTTCTCATTAGATCCTATTCAACAGAAAGGtaatttatttgtaaatgaaaattatCCAACATATGAAGGTATGATTATTGGTGAACATTTCTTAAGTAATGATATTGAAATGAATGCTATAAAAGTAAAACCTGTTCAACATTTGAGAAATAAAGGACATGAAGATACAATAAGAattaatcataaaaatattactataGAATATGCTCTGTCATTTATTcaagatgatgaagaaataGAGGTAACTCCTAAAAGGATCGTCATGCGTAAAAAAATTCTAAACACTGAACAGAGAAAAACAGCAAACAGGAAAGCAAAACATGGGTGA